Proteins encoded together in one Astatotilapia calliptera chromosome 7, fAstCal1.2, whole genome shotgun sequence window:
- the mapk12a gene encoding mitogen-activated protein kinase 12 has translation MNTRIRPGYHRLEINKTSWEVPERYRDLKQVGTGAYGTVCSAGDSRTGAKVAIKKLYRPFQSDIFAKRAYRELRLLKHMKHENVIGLLDVFTADLSLDRFRDFYLVMPFMGTDLGKLMKMQKLSEEKIQYLVYQMLKGLKYIHSAGIIHRDLKPGNLAINQDCELKILDFGLARQADSEMTGYVVTRWYRAPEVILNWMHYTQTVDIWSVGCIMAEMLQGKPLFKGSDHLDQLTEIMKLIGTPSQEFISKLDSEDAKSYLKSLGKVEKKDFQKVFSTSNPQAVSVLERMLLLDPEKRVTAAEALTLPYFTEFRDPDEETEAQPYDHSLDNAELTLDQWKRHTFTEILSFKPVVLEAKDPSKETSL, from the exons ATGAATACGCGAATCAGACCGGGCTATCACCGCCTGGAAATTAACAAAACATCATGGGAAGTACCGGAGCGGTACCGGGATCTGAAGCAGGTGGGGACCGGAGCGTACGGGACGGTATG CTCTGCAGGAGACTCAAGAACAGGAGCAAAGGTGGCAATCAAGAAGCTCTACAGACCGTTCCAGTCTGACATCTTTGCAAAACGGGCCTACAGGGAGCTGAGGCTCCtcaaacacatgaaacatgaaaat GTGATTGGCCTGTTAGATGTGTTTACAGCTGACCTCTCTCTGGACAGATTTCGTGATTT TTATCTGGTGATGCCCTTCATGGGAACAGATCTGGGGAAGCTGATGAAGATGCAGAAGCTCTCAGAAGAAAAAATTCAATATTTGGTTTACCAGATGCTTAAAGGGCTCAAG TATATCCATTCTGCTGGTATCATTCACAGG GACCTCAAACCAGGAAATCTCGCTATCAACCAAGACTGCGAGCTCAAG ATCTTGGACTTTGGCTTAGCCAGGCAGGCAGACAGTGAGATGACGGGGTACGTAGTAACTCGCTGGTACAGAGCCCCAGAGGTGATCCTGAACTGGATGCACTACACTCAGACGG TGGACATTTGGTCAGTGGGCTGCATCATGGCAGAGATGCTGCAAGGAAAACCTCTTTTTAAAGGCAGTGACC ACCTAGATCAGCTGACTGAGATCATGAAGCTCATAGGAACACCATCACAGGAATTTATATCAAAACTAGACTCTGAGGAT GCAAAATCCTACCTCAAAAGCCTTGGAAAAGTGGAAAAGAAAGACTTTCAGAAGGTGTTTTCCACAAGTAATCCACAAG CCGTGTCAGTGCTGGAGCGAATGTTATTGCTAGATCCAGAAAAACGGGTAACTGCTGCAGAAGCTCTCACGCTGCCTTACTTCACTGAGTTTAGAGACCCAGACGAGGAGACGGAAGCACAGCCATATGATCACTCACTAGACAATGCAGAGCTGACTTTGGACCAGTGGAAAC GTCACACCTTCACAGAGATCTTGTCTTTCAAGCCTGTTGTGCTGGAAGCCAAGGACCCCTCCAAGGAAACCTCACTGTAA